The proteins below are encoded in one region of Pelecanus crispus isolate bPelCri1 chromosome 4, bPelCri1.pri, whole genome shotgun sequence:
- the HPSE gene encoding heparanase yields MPVPLLLLPLLLAGGGRAAVLWLGLRDSPRGEVSPAFLSLTLDASLARDPRYVALLSNPKLRALATALSPGFLRFGGTKTDFLIFDPNKDSTLEEKILWELQAHQESCGSSPVFAPVEKLLLAQWPSQEKLILAEHNRKKHENTTITRNTLDILYSFANCSGFHLIFGLNALLRKDGLQWDSSNAQALLDYCASQRYNISWELGNEPNSFRKKSGVYIDGYQLGQDFIHLRQLLSNYTLYQRAKLYGPDVGQPRKHTQRLLRSFLKSGGKVIDSVTWHHYYVNGRTATREDFLSPEVLDTFATAVHEVLEIVDGTVPDKKVWLGETSSAYGGGAPRLSNTYIAGFMWLDKLGLAARQGIDVVMRQVFFGAGTYHLVDANFEPLPDYWLSLLYKKLMGTKVLQVGLTGADKRKLRVYLHCTNPLHPKYREGDVTLFALNLYNVTQHLQLPKYLSSKHVDQYLLLPHGKENILSRSIELNGRVLRMVDDKTLPDLIEKPLGPGSVLGLPAFSYGFYVIKNAKAIVCI; encoded by the exons ATGCcggtgccgctgctgctgctgccgctgctgctggcggGGGGTGGGCGAGCGGCCGTGCtgtggctggggctgcgggACAGCCCCCGCGGGGAGGTGAGCCCGGCTTTCCTCTCCCTCACCCTGGACGCCAGCCTGGCCCGGGACCCGCGCTATGTCGCCTTGCTCAG CAATCCCAAACTACGTGCCCTGGCAACGGCCCTGTCCCCAGGCTTCCTGAGGTTCGGCGGCACCAAGACAGATTTTCTCATCTTTGATCCCAACAAGGATTcaactttggaagaaaaaatccTCTGGGAACTTCAGGCCCATCAAG AGTCTTGTGGCTCGAGCCCTGTGTTTGCTCCTGTTGAGAAGCTACTGCTGGCCCAGTGGCCCAGCCAGGAGAAGCTGATTCTTGCAGAGCATAACCGGAAAAAGCACGAAAACACCACCATCACAA GAAATACGTTAGATATTCTCTACAGCTTTGCAAACTGCTCAGGGTTTCACCTGATCTTTGGGCTCAATGCCTTGCTGCGGAAAGATGGCTTGCAGTGGGACAGCTCAAAtgcccaggctctgctggaCTACTGCGCCTCGCAGAGGTACAACATCTCCTGGGAGCTCGGGAATG AGCCCAATAGCTTCAGGAAGAAATCTGGTGTCTACATCGACGGCTACCAGCTGGGGCAAGATTTTATTCACCTACGCCAACTTCTGAGTAACTATACCCTCTATCAGCGTGCAAAGCTCTATGGTCCTGATGTCGGGCAGCCCCGAAAGCACACACAGAGACTGCTGAGAAG CTTCCTGAAATCGGGAGGGAAGGTGATCGACTCTGTCACATGGCACCA ttaCTATGTGAACGGACGAACTGCAACGAGGGAGGATTTCTTGAGCCCTGAAGTGCTGGATACCTTTGCCACAGCTGTACATGAAGTCCTGGAG ATTGTTGATGGGACCGTGCCCGACAAGAAGGTCTGGCTAGGAGAGACGAGCTCTGCCTATGGAGGGGGAGCTCCCAGGCTGTCCAACACTTACATTGCTGGCTTTAT GTGGTTGGACAAACTTGGGCttgcagccaggcaggggaTTGACGTGGTGATGAGACAGGTTTTCTTTGGGGCAGGGACCTATCACCTGGTGGATGCCAACTTTGAGCCTTTGCCG GACTACTGGCTCTCGCTGCTCTACAAGAAGCTGATGGGTACCAAGGTGCTGCAGGTTGGCCTGACAGGAGCCGATAAGAGGAAGCTCCGCGTCTACCTCCATTGCACGAACCCCCTCCA CCCAAAGTACAGAGAAGGGGACGTGACACTGTTTGCCTTAAACCTCTACAATGTTACCCAACATTTGCAGCTACCAAAGTACTTATCAAGCAAGCATGTGGATCAGTACCTCTTGCTGCCTCATGGCAAAGAGAATATACTTTCCAG GTCGATTGAGCTGAATGGCCGTGTGCTACGGATGGTGGATGACAAAACGCTGCCAGACCTTATTGAAAAACCCCTTGGTCCCGGCAGCGTACTCGGCCTTCCAGCCTTCTCTTACGGCTTTTACGTTATCAAAAACGCCAAAGCTattgtttgcatttaa